The sequence below is a genomic window from Escherichia marmotae.
ACACCTTTAACGTCTACATTCCCTCGCAGATTGCGACCGCCACGTCCTGTGCTACGACACCTGGCGTCACACTGACTTCGCCTGCAGACATCGCCCTCAACCGGATGAACTTCACCGTCAGTTGCCCACAAAACTGGCAGATGAACGTGGCGGTACGCCCGGATGTGCGGGTGCCGGTGGTGATGGCAAAGTCAGTGATTGCCCGCGACACGCCGCTTACGGCAAATGATGTGGAGTTGAAGCCCTACAACGTCAGCGCCCAGCGGCGGGATGTGTTGATGGAGCTCAATGACGCAATTGGTTTAAGCAGTAAGCACGCGCTGCAACCGGGTAAACCGCTCACCAAAGAAGAGCTGGTTTCTCCAGTGCTGGTCGGGCGCGATCAGCCGGTGATGATTGTTTACCAGAGCGCGGGGATCACCGCCTCAATGCCCGGCGTGGCGCTGAAAAATGGCCGTAAGGGCGAGATGGTGAAAGTGCGCAATGCCAACAGCCAGCGGGTCATCAGCGCGAGGGTGGCGGAAAGCGGTGTGGTGACGACGGTAAGTGCGGAGTAATTTGCGCAGGCGATTAAAGTTTTGCCGCCTGTTAACCGCTCTACCAGAGTAACCCACCCAAATACCAAGACGAGGTTACGATGAAAATCTCCCCGACGATGCCAGGCAATCGCCCGACAGCAACGTCTGCTGGCTCCAGCCAGTCGCGCAAAAGCACGGCAACCACCACCACGACGCTAAACGCCGACGACATTACCCAGGCGGGATTGCAGTCTGCCCAGCAAACGCTGAACGACCAGAACGAAAGCGATATCGACAGCGACAAAGTGGCGCAAATGCAGGCGATGCTGGCCTCCGGCAGCCTGCAAGTGGACACCGAACAGTTAGCCAGCGACATGCTGAGTTTTTTCCAGAACTAAGAGGCCGATGAAGTGAGTATCCGGTTACAACAGGTAAAAGCGCTGCTGCAGGGCATTCGCGACGACGACGCGCGGTATGATTGCCTGCGCGAACTGCTTCAGCGTCAGCGGATCTGCATGATTCGCCGCGCCAGCGAAGAGTTGCTGGCGGTAAACGATGAGATAACCCATCACTATGAGCAGTTACACAGCCATAGCCATCAGCGGCACTGCCTGCTGCAACTGCTGGGTGTCAGCGTCAATAGTGACGGTCTGGCGCAGGTTTTTGCCTGGCTTCCGGCGGTTCAAAAAGCGGCTGCACAGCAGTTGTGGCAACGCCTTGAGCAAAAGGCGGAACGCTGTAAAAGCTATAACGATAAAAACGGCGAGCTGTTAATTCGCCAGTATGAATTTATTCAGGCTTTTTTAGGTAGCGAAGCGGATTTTCTCTATCAGGGATAACGGCAATACCTTCCCCCATTGCGGAAACGGATTTTCCGCCAGATCCCCAATCCTCTGTTTTTGAATAAAAAAATTCCCGGCACGCTTATTGCATATCCTGCAAAGTAATAAAGACTGGAAGCCACCTATGAGTTTTATTGAATGTTATGAACCGGAGTATGTACGCAATTTTTTGGCGTGCCATCCCGCTTCGCCTTTATACGTCCGTAAGGTCTGGAAGAATGAGATTCGCCAGAGTCTGGCATTAACCGATATTGCCAGTTGTGAAGCGGTGCTCAACGACTCCAGCGCCTTTGAATTACAGCTCACCTACCGCTCTGTGGAAGAAAGTGCCGCGGAGCTATCCGCGCGTGATGCGATAGTAAACCAGGTAATTTTAAGCACCCTTGCGCTGGCCGATTTAACACCAGAGCTTTCACTGTATGCCGTCGGACTCCTGCTCTCCCGCGCCAGTAAAATGCCAGGCAGAGACGGCGACACGCTTGCCCGTTTGACGACGCTGCCGCAGGCGCTGGCCGACCATGCGCAAAAAGGCACGTTGCAGGCACAATTTGCCCGGCTACCATCAGTGCCACACATCGCGCGCCAACTGGTGACGCTGCTCGGTAATTTTGCTTTTGACTGGTCGATTCTACCGGAAAGCCCGCGCAAAGCCTCGCTGCCGTTGCAGGTGACTTTGCTGACGTTGCATGACGCCAACAGCGAAGCTCTGTTGCAACAGCAGTTACAGGCGCAGTGGCAAACCACCTGTCAGCAATATTTCACAGCTTCGCCCTGGATTTTGCGTAATTACCTGATCTACCGGGTTTACCACGATGCGATTGGCCAGGCTGACGGGGCGGATTATTTCCCGCTGGTGTGCGATTTTTATCTCATCCGCACGTTAATCAGTTTGTGGACGCTGGATGGTTCACCGTTGCGGCAGGAGGATATCTTCGCCCTCTTCGCGGTATTTGAACGCTGGCGAGCCAGCGAAAATGCGCTGCTGATTCGCCAACAAATTCAGGCTGAATGTTGTGCAGATCCGCTGCTTTATGCGTTTTCACTGCTACCTTGCTAACGCTTTCAGGCCGGTTTTTCCCGGCCTTATCTACTTTGTAAACATATCATGCAAACCATCATCAAAACGCTCGCCACTCACCGCGAAAAACCGTTTGTCAGCGTCGTTACGCCAACCTGGAACCGTGGCGCATTTCTGCCGTACCTGATTTACATGTACCGCTATCAGGATTACCCGGCAGACCGCCGCGAACTGGTCATCCTCGACGACTCCCCGCAAAGCCATCAACACATCATTGACCGCCTGACCAATAGTAAGCCGGACGCCTTCAACATTCGCTACATCCATCACCCGGAAAAACTGCCGCTGGGCAAAAAACGTAACATGCTCAACGCACTGGCGAACGGCGAATACATCCTCTGCATGGACGATGACGACTACTACCCGACAGATAAAATCTCCTGGACTATCGCCATGATGCAAAAACATCGGGCGCTCATCTCCGGCTCCGACCAAATCCCTATCTGGTACAGCCATATCAACCGCATTTTCAAAAGCCGCAGCTTTGGCCCACATAACATCCTCAACGGCACCTTTTGCTATCACCGTAACTACCTGAAAAAGCACCGTTACAACGATGATTGCAATTTAGGCGAAGAGAAAAGTTTCACCAACAACTTCAGCGTAAACCCGCTACAACTGCCCGGCGAGCGCACCATTCTGTGTATCTCGCACAGCCACAACACCTTTGATAAAGACTTTATTCTCGCAGCCAGCACGCCGGTAAACGCGTTGCTTACGGATATCATCAGCGATCCGCTGTTACGCAATGCTTATATGAGTCTGCATAACGCCACTCATCATCAGGCGATCAACCATAAGGCTGTCGATCAGATCGTTCTGCTGAATCTGGATAAACGCCCGGATCGCATACAGCAGATCCATGAAGAACTGGCACTGCTGCATATTCCGCCCTCGAAGATCACCCGTCTTGCCGCCTGTGAAGATGAAAACGGTCAACGGGGCCGCTTTCAGTCACACTTGCAGGCGCTGCGCCTGGCGCAACAGCATGGCTGGCAAAACTACCTGCTGCTGGAAGATGACGCGGTTATTCTCAAGCAGGAGAAACATATTCAGGTGCTGAACACCCTGCTCGGGAGCCTTGGGAAAATCCCCTGGCAGGTGATGATCCTTGGCGGTGAGATTTCGCAAGGAACGATGCTAAAAAGTTTGCCTGGGCTGGTACACGCGCGGGACTGCCGCAAAGTGTGTGCTTATCTGGTGAACAGCCGTTACTACCCGCAACTGGCGCAGCAGATGAGCAACGATGAGCACTCGCTGGAAGCCTGCTGGCAGCCGCTGCTACGCGCCGACAAATGGCTGGCCTGTTATCCGAGTATTTGTTATCAGCGACCGGGCTTTAGTGATATCGAGCAAAAAGTGACTGATAACATTAGTCACTATTTCAATAAATTGCCCGTAGCCACAAAGCCATCCGCGTTACCCATTGCCGACACCATTGGCTTTTTTATGGAAACCTCCTTCCACTACGCGCTCTACCGCCCAATCATCACTGCCCTGCAGGCGCTGGGGCAGAGTTGCACGCTGGTGATCAACGACCGCGTGTTTAAACCGTTTTTTGATGAAATGCTGAAGACGCTAAAAAACATCGACGATCCGCAGCTTAAAGGTATGCGCTTGTCTGAAATGCAGGCACACGGTCAGCGAGTGAAATGCCTGGTCAGCCCCTACCACACGCCCGCGCTCAATGGCCTGGCAGCGGTGAACGTCCGCGCTATGTACGGCTTAGCCAAAGAAACCTGGAATCACGCCGACTGGAACGGTTTTTATCAGCGCATTTTGTGTTACAGCCACTACAGCCAGCGGGCGCTGGAACATTTCGGCAATGCAAAAGTGGTTGGCAACCCGCGCTTCGACGCCTGGCATAACGGCACGTTCGACCGCACGTTGCCGGAAAATATCCAACCCGATTTTCGTAAACCTACGCTGCTCTACGCCCCAACGTTTGGCGCATTAAGCTCCCTGCCCCACTGGGCTGAAAAATTGGGGCGCTTAAGTGGCGATGTGAATTTGATTTGCAAACTGCACCACGGCACCTGCTCGCGCCCGGAAGAAGCGGCGTCGCTGGCACTGGCGTGCAGGCATTTAAAACAGCGCACCAACTCTGCCCGCCACACGCTGGCACTGTTGGCAAAGGCCGATTACGTGCTCACCGATAACAGCGGCTTTATTTTCGATGCTATCCACGTTGATAAGCGGGTGATCCTGCTCGACTTTCCGGGCATGAATGATTTGCTCGATGGCGAGAAAAGCCATTCCACGCCGGAAAGCGCCGACCAGCAAATCCGTAAAATATTGCCGGTGGCTCATGATATGACAGAACTGCGTTACTTGTTGTCAGAGGCGTTTGACTGGGGCGCGGTGCAGGCGCGGCTTACGGAGATTCGCCATCACTATTGCGACGCGTTTATGGATGGCAAAGCGGGAGAACGGGCGGCGATGGTGATTGTGGAGGCGCCAGAGGCCAGGAAACCGTCAGGGATATGTCGATAAAATACGATTTTTTAAACATGTCGTTTGAATACGTTTATGCCATCGACATGTTTTGGCATTATGTCGAAAAAACGCATTTTTTTAAACATATTGCAGTGACATGTTTATGGTATCGGCATATGATGACGATATGTCGATAAAACGCGATTTTTTAAACATATGAAATGGAACCCAGAAATCCCCTACAACGATCTGCCCGGTTTGCCTCCAGATTTAGAATGCATAGAAACACGTAGCGTTCTGAAAGCCTGTATCAGTGCGCGGGCTGCCATTGCAGAGCTGAAAACGGCGGGTGAGTTGCTTCCTGATCAGGGGCTGCTTATCAACCTTCTCCCGATGCTGGAAGCAAAGGACTCTTCGCGTATTGAAAACATCGTAACCACCAGCGATCAACTGTTTCAGTATGCCGATCGTGCAGAAGGTGCCGATCCGGCGACCAAGGAGGCGTTGCGCTATCGCTCTGCCCTGAATGATGGTTTTACTCATCTTGAGGCCTGGCCGCTTTGCACTAACACTGCTATCGCGATTTGCACAAAGTTGCGCGCGGTGCAAACTGATATCCGTAAAACACCGGGGACCGTCTTACGCGATCAGGACAATAACGTCGTCTACACGCCACCTGTTGGTGAAGATACTATCCGCAACTTACTGGCGAACTGGGAACGGTTTATTCATGGCGATGATGATTTAGATCCGCTGGTAAAAATGGCCATTGCGCACTATCAGTTTGAATGCATCCATCCCTTCCCGGACGGTAACGGACGAACGGGCCGTATTCTGAATATCTTGTATCTGATCCAGTCTGAATTACTCTCACTGCCGATTCTGTATCTGTCGCGTTACATTCTCGAAAATCGCACGGCTTATTACACCCATCTGCGCAGAGTGACAGAAGAAGGAGATTGGGAGTCGTGGATTTTATTTATACTGGCGGCGGTTGAAAACACGGCCCGATGGACGACCACAAAGATATCAGTTGTTCGACAATTGATTGCTGAAACAACGGAATATGTCCGCGAGAAGCTGCCAAAAATCTACAGCCATGAGCTAGTGCAGACGCTTTTTGCCCAGCCCTACTGCCGGATCGAAAACCTTGTCGAACGTAACATAGCCAAACGACAAACTGCATCATCTTATCTTAAGCAATTGACGGAAGCGGGCGTACTGGAGGAGATGAGCGTGGGCCGGGAAAAACTGTTTCTCAATACCAGACTGCTGCGGGAATTAAATCAGTAGGTGGCTGATTTACCCCTAATCACCTCAATGATCCCCGTCGTCGACACCGACGGCGTGCGGGGGAAATACACCACCTCACAAATATACGCAAAGCTATCAAACTTCCCGGCCCAGTCGTCGCCCATCACCAAAATATCCGCACTGTACCCCCGCAAATACTCTGCTTTTTGCTCCAGCGATTCCTCCAGAAATACGCCATCCACGCACGCCAGCCCGGCGATGATCGCCATGCGGTCATCCTGATGGTAAACCGGCGCCCTGCCCTTTTTGGCGATATTCAAGGCGTCGGACGATACGCCGACCAGCAGCCTTTCGCCCAGCGTGCGGGCGCGTTGTAAAAGGCGCAGATGACCGACATGAAACACATCGAAGGTGCCGAAGGTGATGACCGTTTTCATGGCTACTCCGCTAATTTGTGCCGTAGCCAGCACTGCACCGCAATATCGTCCACCGCTTTTTGCGCTTTCGCGGTGGCGCTTTCTTGTTGCTCGCGGCGTTTGTCGTCCAGCGTCAGGGCTACCACTTTCTCTTCGCAGGCCGCCGCCGTCAGGTTTTTCTGCATTCGCGTGGCTTTGATGTTAGCCAGCGTTTTTTCCTGTTCCTGCTAGGCGATTACCTTACGCAAAGTACCTTTGTAGCCGCTGACGTTTTTCAGCGATTCCACCGACGCCGCCGCGCCCGCAGAGGTTTTCTCGACCAGGTAGTCTAACGCCTTGATATTATTGTCATAGCCCGCGCAAATCTGTTTTTGCTTTGCCAGCTCGACGGTTTTGTCTTTGACCGATTTATCCCGCAGGCGCTGCAACTGCGCGAGGGTGTCGATAATTTGTCGCATAGTTACTGTTCTGCCTTTTTGACACCAGGAAAGAGAATTTGCAGGCGGCTTTGCACCAGTTCAAGAGAGGCAGGTTCGCGCATCTCCTGACGCAAAAATCGCTCGATAGCCGGGAACATTTTCACCGCTTTATCGACGCTGGCGTCCGCGCCTTGCACGTAGCCGCCGAGCGGGATCAGCGGTTTGATCTCCATATACGCAGCGTAGTTTTGCTTTAACGCACGGGCGGATTGCTGATGTTCCGGGCGGGTGACCTGGTTCATGCAGCGGCTGATCGACTGGCCGATATCAATGGCCGGATAATGCCCCGCTTCCGCCAGCTTGCGGGTTAATACGATATGCCCGTCCAGCACCGCGCGGGCGCAGTCGACAATCGGATCTTGCTGATCGTCGCCTTCCGCCAGCACGGTGTAGATGGCGGTCATCGATCCTGCACTTTCGCTGTTGCCTGCGCTTTCGACCAGTTTTGGGATCATGCCGAATGCCGACGGCGGATAGCCTTTGGTGGCAGGCGGTTCACCGAGGGAGAGCGCAATTTCCCGCTGTGCCATCGCGTAGCGGGTCAGGGAATCCACCAGCAGTAAAACGTGATGCCCACGGTCGCGAAACCAGGCGGCGATGGAATGGCACAGTTCGGTGGCTTTCAGGCGCATCAACGGCGATTCATCGGCGGGCGCGACAACAACGATCGACTTTGCCAGCCCGTCCGCGCCCAGTGAGTGGTCGATAAACTCTTTCACTTCGCGCCCACGCTCGCCAATCAACCCCACCACCACAATGTCGGCTTTGGTCTGGCGGGTGATCATTCCCAGCAGTACGCTTTTCCCGACGCCGCTGCCCGCCATCAGCCCGACGCGCTGGCCTTTGCCAATGGTCAGCAGGCCGTTGATCGCTTTCACGCCCACGTCTAACGGTTCGTCCACCGAACGGCGGGTTAAGGGATTGACCGACGGCGGCAGCGGTGGCAGAAGATCGTTGCCGTTCAGGCGGCCTTTGCCATCCAGCGGCTCACCGAGGCCATTCACCACGCGGCCTAACCAGCTTTCGCCAATCAAAATATCGTGAGCTTTTTCTTCCGGGAAGACGCGCGCGCCCGCCATCAGGCCGACCGGCTGTTTAAACGGCATTAAGTAGGTGATGTCGCGATTAAAGCCCACGGCCTGCGCGTCGATAAGCGTGTGATTGGCGCTTTCGATGCGGCACAATTGCCCGGTCATTAGCGGGCAGCCGACGCTCTCCAGCAGGATGCCGTTAAGGCGCACCAGCCTCCCGGCGACGCGGGCTAATGGAATCGATTCCAGCGAGCGCAGGGCGTTATCGAAAGCGGAAAAATCACTCACTTTGCGACTCCGGCGTGAGTGTTTCTTGCAGCGCCGTCATGCACTGTTCCAGGCGGTGTTCGCAGCCGATATCCAGTTCGGATTTATCGGTGATCACCCGGCATTCCCCCGGCGGCAGATCCGGCGAAGGCATCAGCCCCCATTCGCTGACCTTTTCCGGCACCGCGTCGCGCAGGCGGTTAAACTCTTCCGTGCTCAGCATCACCTGTAATGTTTCCGGCATTGCCGGGAAGGCCGCCAGCGCCTCTTCCACCAGCGCCAGCAACTGCGTGGGTTGCAGCGCCAGTTCACAGCGGATCACCTGGCGGGTGACTTTTTCCACCAGTTGCAGCAAATCTTCCCGCTGTTTACGTTCGATATGGGCGAGGAAGTCGTTCACTTTACCGCTGATGGCTTCCAGCGGCTGCGCCGCCTCCACAAACTGTTTGCGCCCTTCCTGCTGCCCCGCAAGGCTGCCTTCGGTGTAGCCCTGGCGTCGCCCCTCGGCAAAACCTTGCTGATGACCTTCGCTAAAGCCCTGCTCCTGGCCTTCGGTCATTCCCTGCGCAAACCCTTTTTGCAGCCCTTCCTGAAAACCGTCCATCAACTGGCGCTGGTAATCGGCGGCGCTAATGCTGGCGCGGCGGGAAACGGTGCAGACGATAGCGCCCGCGCAGTGTTTCAATGGTCATGGGTTACTCCGCCGTCTGTTCCGCAAAGAGCTGTAGCTGAAACTCTCCAGCCTCTTCCAGTTCACGGGCAATGCCCATGATTTCGCGACGGATCTGTTCGATACGGCTGACCGGCACCGGCCCCAGACGTGCGGTGATCGCTTCCAGTTGCTGCACCTGACGTTTTGGCATTACCGCGTAAATTGAGCGACGCAGCAGGGCTTCGGTGCCTTTCAGCGCCACCGCCCAGTCCTCCATCGGCACTTCATCGAGCAGACGTCGGCGCACCTCTTCGTTCTGGCGGCTGAGGATAAAGAAGTCGTACATCTCATCCTGGAGCTGCTCCAGCACGTTTTCGTCACGCTCGCGCATCTGGTCGAGGATCACCTGCTGGTTGCCCTGGAAGCGGTTGACGATATCCGCCGCCTGTTTAATACCTTTCACCTTCGAGCCGTGCTCCGAAAGTACCGACAGACCGCGTTCGATCAGGCGGTCCAGTTCATCCACCACGTCGCGGTTGACGTCGTTGAGTTTCGCCACCCGGTAGAGAATTTCGTTTTGCACCGATTCGTTGAGATATGAAAGCACCGCTGCCGAGATTTCCGGCGTCAGAAATGCGAGGAACACCGCCTGCAATTGCAGATGTTCTTCGGAGATCAGCATCGCCAACTGGCGCGGTTCCACCCATTGCAGGCGCGCCATCCGCGAGCGGATCTCATCGCCATAGATACCGTTGATCACGCTGCTGGCAATCTCGGTGCCAAGCGCTTTGTTAAGAATGCCCTGCAACATGGCTCGTGATGCACCGTTGATCCCGCTCTGTTCGCGGAACTCATCAAAGAAGTTATTGATCACTTTGCGCGCCATGCTGGTTTTAACGCCAGAAAGCCGCGCCATGTTTTCGCTCAGGCGCACCACTTCTTCGCGGCTAAGCTTTTGCATCACCGTCGCCGCCGCCTCTTCGCCCAGACACAGCAGCAGGATCGCCGCCTGCTCCAGGTAGCTGTTGCTCTTATTTATTGTCAATTCGCTCATTGCTGGTAATCCATTGTCTGAGAACTTCGGCAACGCGATCGGTGTCGCTCATGGCCAGTTTTTGCAGGAACTCGAGTTTCACTTCGAGGCCGGAACTCTGCGGAGGCAGGCTGTCATCACCGGGCAGCGACGGCAGGTCGACGTTTTTGCGTTCTTCTTCCGGCGTGGCGATCCACGGTTCGCTGACGGCTTCCGGTTCTGGTGTGATAACCGGTGCTCGCACCGCCGTCAGGCGTTTCATCAACGGGCGCACCACGAAGAACAGCAACAACAGCGCCAGCAGACCGCAGCCAATCAGACGCCCCCAGGCCAGCACGCTGTCATCTTTCCACAGCGGGATCACTGGTTCGACCGGCACCGCCTGCGGGACAAAGTTGAGCAGTGAAAGCGTCAGGTTATCCCCACGTTGCGCGTCAATACCGGCGGCATTGTTCAGCAACGCGGTAAGCTGCGTGGTCTGCTCCAGCTTCCAGTTTTTCAGCGCCGGGGCGTTTTGATTGAGCACCACCGCCACCTTAAGGCGTTTCACCGCAAAGCCGGGATGCTGGATATGCTGGACGCTGCGGTCGTAAGAGTAATCGCGCTTGCTTTCGCTGTGTTTGGATAACGCTTCCGGCGAGCGATTTTCTTCCGCGCCGTTGGTCATCTGATTCGCCGCAATCGGCGGACGGTTGCTGAGCGAACCGGGCACGCCCATCGCTACCTGATTGGCGTCGCTGTCCAGCACGCTCTCTTCGCGGTTGATTTTCGGCGCGTCGCCGTAGTGTTCCTGGGTTTCGTCGATGGTGCTGAGATCGAGAGCCGGCATCACGCTGACGCGGTAATTCCCGCTACCGACCAGCGAATCCAGCACATTCGCCACGCTGGCGCGGGTTTTGTCCTGAATGTCTTTGAGGATCTGATCGCGTTTACGGGTGGCAGCAGAGACCGCCTCGCCTGCACCAATGCCGTCGGTCAGCAGATTTCCCGCCTGATCGACGACGCTAACTTTGCTGGCGTGCAGCCCCGGAATGCTGCCGGACACCAGATGCACGATGGCGTTCACCTGGTCCATATTCAGCTTCGCGCCGTAGTGCAGGCGCACCACCACCGAGGCGCTGTTTTGCGGCTCATCGCTGACCACAAACGAGCTTTCTTCGTTGAGCGCCAGATGCACCCGCGCGCTCTCCACCGCATCCAGCGACATAATGCTCTGTGCCAGTTCCCCTTCGAGACTGCGTTTGTAGCGCACGTTCTGCACGAACTGGCTGCTGCCGAGCACTTCGTCTTTGTCCATCAGCTCGTAGCCGCTGGGCAATATCGCCTGCACGCCTTTGGCGGCAAGGGTCATGCGCGTTTTCGACAGTTCATCTTCCGGCACCAGAATCTGCCCGCTCTGCGGGTCGATGCGGTAGCTGAGCTTTTCGCCGTCCAGCACGGTGACAATCTGCGACACGGGCAGATTTTCCTGACGTCCGTAGAGCGAGACGTAGCCGCGATTACCGGTCCACAGCACGCTGACAATAATCGCCGTCACCGCAACGGCAAGCCCCACGCCCGCCATCAACGCCCAGCGTTTGTTATCTGCAAGACGCAGTCGAAACGCCGGAAACGCCTGGGTCAACTTTTTGATCAGTTCATTCATAGTGTTAGATCGACATACTCATCAGATCGTTAAATCCGGTGGCGATTTTGTTGCGCACCTGCACCAGCGCGGAAAAAGAGAGCGACGCCTGCTGGCTGGCGATCATCGCCCCTGCGAGGTCATCACTTTTGCCCGTGTCGACAGCCGTTTGCTGCTGCTCCGCCACCTGCTGGAACTGGTCAACATGACCGAGCGCACCGGACATAATGCGGTTAAACGATACGTCCGGGTCGGTGGAACTGAAGGTCATGGCGGGCAGCACCGGTGCCTGGGCGTTGGCCTGCATCCGCTGCACGTCCTGCATGATTTGCGCCTGCATGGTGCTGTTGATATTAGTAATGCTCATTTTTAACTTCCGGGTCAGGAGAAAACTTCGATACCGTGCTTACGCATAGAGGCCAGTCGATAGCGCAGTGCGCGCGGGGTAATACCTAACAGGTCGGCAATCTTGCTGCGGTTGCCCTGATATTTACGCATCAGGTCAGCGATATATTGATATTGCGCGCTACGTCCGTGCTGGCCTAAATCGCGGGTTTCGGCAATGTGGACGGTGGGCTGAACAGGCCATTGCAGTTCTGTATTTTCGGTTACGTCTGTTTCTGGCAGACCTAGTGCGTCCGGGAAAATCACGCCGTCGCGATTTAAAATCATTCCCCGCTGAATGGCGTTTTCCAGTTGACGAACGTTACCGGGCCAGCGGTAATTCAGCAGCGCGCGGCGGGTGGACTCCGACAGGGTGATATTTTTCACCAGTACCGTGGCGTATTTTTTAATAAATGACTCTGCCAGCGGAATAATATCGTTCAGACGTTCACGTAGCGGCGGCATGGTAATAGGAATGACCGCCAGACGGTAATAGAGATCTTCACGAAAACGTCCGGCAGCCACTTCCTGTTCAAGGTTTTTATTGGTGCAGGCAATCAGGCGAAAATTGAGTTTAATTTGTCGGTTGCTGCCTAATCGCTCAACCTGTTGTTCCTG
It includes:
- the flgA gene encoding flagellar basal body P-ring formation chaperone FlgA, which produces MSFQFCGRKMFFLLALALPGYAAVHPVQHSAREQVNAQVLNAASQQIESLAQQRQWHDYRYTFNVYIPSQIATATSCATTPGVTLTSPADIALNRMNFTVSCPQNWQMNVAVRPDVRVPVVMAKSVIARDTPLTANDVELKPYNVSAQRRDVLMELNDAIGLSSKHALQPGKPLTKEELVSPVLVGRDQPVMIVYQSAGITASMPGVALKNGRKGEMVKVRNANSQRVISARVAESGVVTTVSAE
- the flgM gene encoding flagellar biosynthesis anti-sigma factor FlgM; this translates as MKISPTMPGNRPTATSAGSSQSRKSTATTTTTLNADDITQAGLQSAQQTLNDQNESDIDSDKVAQMQAMLASGSLQVDTEQLASDMLSFFQN
- a CDS encoding flagellar protein FlgN, whose product is MSIRLQQVKALLQGIRDDDARYDCLRELLQRQRICMIRRASEELLAVNDEITHHYEQLHSHSHQRHCLLQLLGVSVNSDGLAQVFAWLPAVQKAAAQQLWQRLEQKAERCKSYNDKNGELLIRQYEFIQAFLGSEADFLYQG
- a CDS encoding glycosyltransferase → MQTIIKTLATHREKPFVSVVTPTWNRGAFLPYLIYMYRYQDYPADRRELVILDDSPQSHQHIIDRLTNSKPDAFNIRYIHHPEKLPLGKKRNMLNALANGEYILCMDDDDYYPTDKISWTIAMMQKHRALISGSDQIPIWYSHINRIFKSRSFGPHNILNGTFCYHRNYLKKHRYNDDCNLGEEKSFTNNFSVNPLQLPGERTILCISHSHNTFDKDFILAASTPVNALLTDIISDPLLRNAYMSLHNATHHQAINHKAVDQIVLLNLDKRPDRIQQIHEELALLHIPPSKITRLAACEDENGQRGRFQSHLQALRLAQQHGWQNYLLLEDDAVILKQEKHIQVLNTLLGSLGKIPWQVMILGGEISQGTMLKSLPGLVHARDCRKVCAYLVNSRYYPQLAQQMSNDEHSLEACWQPLLRADKWLACYPSICYQRPGFSDIEQKVTDNISHYFNKLPVATKPSALPIADTIGFFMETSFHYALYRPIITALQALGQSCTLVINDRVFKPFFDEMLKTLKNIDDPQLKGMRLSEMQAHGQRVKCLVSPYHTPALNGLAAVNVRAMYGLAKETWNHADWNGFYQRILCYSHYSQRALEHFGNAKVVGNPRFDAWHNGTFDRTLPENIQPDFRKPTLLYAPTFGALSSLPHWAEKLGRLSGDVNLICKLHHGTCSRPEEAASLALACRHLKQRTNSARHTLALLAKADYVLTDNSGFIFDAIHVDKRVILLDFPGMNDLLDGEKSHSTPESADQQIRKILPVAHDMTELRYLLSEAFDWGAVQARLTEIRHHYCDAFMDGKAGERAAMVIVEAPEARKPSGICR
- the fic gene encoding protein adenylyltransferase Fic; this translates as MKWNPEIPYNDLPGLPPDLECIETRSVLKACISARAAIAELKTAGELLPDQGLLINLLPMLEAKDSSRIENIVTTSDQLFQYADRAEGADPATKEALRYRSALNDGFTHLEAWPLCTNTAIAICTKLRAVQTDIRKTPGTVLRDQDNNVVYTPPVGEDTIRNLLANWERFIHGDDDLDPLVKMAIAHYQFECIHPFPDGNGRTGRILNILYLIQSELLSLPILYLSRYILENRTAYYTHLRRVTEEGDWESWILFILAAVENTARWTTTKISVVRQLIAETTEYVREKLPKIYSHELVQTLFAQPYCRIENLVERNIAKRQTASSYLKQLTEAGVLEEMSVGREKLFLNTRLLRELNQ
- a CDS encoding adenylyltransferase/cytidyltransferase family protein → MKTVITFGTFDVFHVGHLRLLQRARTLGERLLVGVSSDALNIAKKGRAPVYHQDDRMAIIAGLACVDGVFLEESLEQKAEYLRGYSADILVMGDDWAGKFDSFAYICEVVYFPRTPSVSTTGIIEVIRGKSATY
- the fliI gene encoding flagellar protein export ATPase FliI, yielding MSDFSAFDNALRSLESIPLARVAGRLVRLNGILLESVGCPLMTGQLCRIESANHTLIDAQAVGFNRDITYLMPFKQPVGLMAGARVFPEEKAHDILIGESWLGRVVNGLGEPLDGKGRLNGNDLLPPLPPSVNPLTRRSVDEPLDVGVKAINGLLTIGKGQRVGLMAGSGVGKSVLLGMITRQTKADIVVVGLIGERGREVKEFIDHSLGADGLAKSIVVVAPADESPLMRLKATELCHSIAAWFRDRGHHVLLLVDSLTRYAMAQREIALSLGEPPATKGYPPSAFGMIPKLVESAGNSESAGSMTAIYTVLAEGDDQQDPIVDCARAVLDGHIVLTRKLAEAGHYPAIDIGQSISRCMNQVTRPEHQQSARALKQNYAAYMEIKPLIPLGGYVQGADASVDKAVKMFPAIERFLRQEMREPASLELVQSRLQILFPGVKKAEQ
- a CDS encoding flagellar motor switch protein FliG, coding for MSELTINKSNSYLEQAAILLLCLGEEAAATVMQKLSREEVVRLSENMARLSGVKTSMARKVINNFFDEFREQSGINGASRAMLQGILNKALGTEIASSVINGIYGDEIRSRMARLQWVEPRQLAMLISEEHLQLQAVFLAFLTPEISAAVLSYLNESVQNEILYRVAKLNDVNRDVVDELDRLIERGLSVLSEHGSKVKGIKQAADIVNRFQGNQQVILDQMRERDENVLEQLQDEMYDFFILSRQNEEVRRRLLDEVPMEDWAVALKGTEALLRRSIYAVMPKRQVQQLEAITARLGPVPVSRIEQIRREIMGIARELEEAGEFQLQLFAEQTAE